The Pyrus communis chromosome 8, drPyrComm1.1, whole genome shotgun sequence region gcACTAATGACGCAATTAATCAAGACATAAAAGTACTAATTACTATTCTCAGTAATATAAATGAGTGGatcattatatttttcttttgtgtagCGTACAAGATTGTGAATTCCTTTTGAACATATAACCATTCAAGAGCAGCTTGCAATGCCATCAGAAGATAATTGAGATTTTTATGAGTTATATTAAAATaggtaaaaatatttatttagtcGTCCAAATGCTTATATCTCAAGCCAATAATTTAGAGAGTATCTGTGGACCAATGGGGACTCCATTAAGCTCAGCTGACATTTCATTTATGAATATTAGAATCTTGTTAGTAGCGTTATTCGAACAAAGTAAAATGttcaaaatcaatttagtttaatttactTACATTCAGGAATAACGTGAGGATCTGTTAAGTAGCTTGCATGTATTGAATTGTTCTTTAGGTGCATTGCTGCTATATCTAGCAGAATACTAATTTACTCCAAGAAAATGACCCATTGGGCAACTTGGACTGTTCTTCAGCAAATTTTGGTAATCGTCTTCCAACGAGTGATCGCATGCTGTGTGGACAGTCCCCACTTGTTAATGGGCCCAAAAACctacaaaaacatgaaaatttcaaGTAAGAGCTTATAGTATGTATTTCTAGCTAGTCAATGTGTTATCCACGTATTAGACTTGAAATTTCACCACACGTGAAGGGGCAATGAGAATGTGAGGACAAAGTTCCACATTGATGAGGGATCAGACCATGTAAGCGCTTGAACTACTCCCCATAttactaattgattttatggtggaacctcaactttcttcacctATATATAATTACTAATATACTTGCCATCCAAACATAAAATCCAAATATTGTAAAGCAGCATTTTTATCTTCCTTTGAATATGAAGCGGGGTCAAACCAAGCTGACACCAACGTTATTCTTATCATACCTTTTTGAGATGCCTGCAcaaaaacatgaattttcattcattcagaCTCAAGAAAAGGTACAGCTATAGCTATCGCACTACATACAATGTAACATTAATGACTCGTACAAAGCTCTCAATAGGACCTAATATTCTGATAAAGTACTCAAACCTGATATTTGTTCTTGTATAATGTTACTGCAGCTGCATGAGCAAGAAGTAGGTGATGAGTCACCAAGTATGGTTCAGTAGCCGAATCTTCATCCGTGCAGTTTAGGTTTTGCCAAGCAGCGCAACGTCCTGTCGCTTGGGCTCCAGTTGCATAACCATTGTTACTAAAGGCATATGGCTCATTCAACCTGATCCAATGCTTGACTCGATCACCAAATTCCTTGTAACAAAGTTCTGCATAATCTTTAAAATGACCGCTGCAGATATACAGTTCAAAATGTATATGTCACATATagtaatttataaaaaatatatagtaGCATGTATTTAGTTAAATGATCAACAATACACTACTGAGGATGAAATTTGTTCACTTACATAATACGAGGGTTCAAGAAACCACCGTATTCATCTTCTAAAGTTTGGAGTACATCCCAGTGGAAGATTGTAACAAATAGTTTTATACCTATATATACAGGATCAATAAACGCAAATTAAAAGTTGGTTAACTGATGTTTTTAAGAATACCGCATGTGGTTTGTTATAAATCCCTCATGTGATTGTGTAATTATTGTGGGATGATTTACCATTGCGTAGGAGTTCATTGATGAGATTGTTGTAGTAATCAATTCCTCTCTTGTTCACGCCTCTACTTAACGTTCCATCTGATCATTAAAAGACGCGAAAATAAGAAATGACTACATAGTTATGATATAGAAAAAAAGCTTTGGAAAAAATTAGACTAGatgaaagaacaaaataattGTTATGTGACAATACCGATCATTTTTAACTAAATATGACGATGTTGAGGATTAACTTACTTGGTAACAATTTGGATCACGAAATAGAGAACCTATAAGCATCCAACCCCATATTCTTCATAATCCCCACATCTTCCTGTAAGGACACAAAAGGTATAAACAATCCTAAGAAATAAGCTAATATTATGAATATCATCTTCTATATCCTCTTCGTTCATTTAGGCGCCAAAATTTAGTATGCATCTAAACTTTGTGCGATTTTTGAACCTTATAGCGTTGGTATTGATCAACAACGACATCTCCATTACTTTCATCTGCGTTCCGTTCTGAAATAGCCAATTCAAATATTAACTATTAGATCATAAAGATCGTGAAGCCACACACACAGAGAGTTGGGTATACAGATATATACTGTATGATCTAGTCTTCGTCCCCAACAAATGGTATGCGAGCCGACGATGGATTTGGTTGGGATACATGGCACACAGTCACTACGGGTAGAGTTGAAAAAATTTCCAACCC contains the following coding sequences:
- the LOC137743131 gene encoding cyanogenic beta-glucosidase-like translates to MDMNVAGQQRKLQLNELDEIRNDAYESSQIYKEKSKAFHDKMISRKSFAIGQKVLLFNSRLQLFPERNADESNGDVVVDQYQRYKEDVGIMKNMGLDAYSGHFKDYAELCYKEFGDRVKHWIRLNEPYAFSNNGYATGAQATGRCAAWQNLNCTDEDSATEPYLVTHHLLLAHAAAVTLYKNKYQASQKGMIRITLVSAWFDPASYSKEDKNAALQYLDFMFGWQVFGPINKWGLSTQHAITRWKTITKIC